The following coding sequences are from one Virgibacillus necropolis window:
- the hslO gene encoding Hsp33 family molecular chaperone HslO, protein MKDYLVKATTYKGLVRAYASVTTETVSEAQRRHDSWATTSAALGRTITISAMMGAMLKGEDSLTVKVEGNGPIGPIIADANSRGEVRGYVTNPHVDFELNQHGKLDVARAVGTEGNISVIKDLGLKDFFTGQVPIISGEISEDFTYYFANSEQVPSAVGAGVLINPDHSVLAAGGFIIQVMPGADEEVIERLEEQIQTFPAISTLIREGNSPEEILQRLFGNEEIKMHETLPISFTCKCSKDRIEQAISGLGNEEIQKMIDEDHGAEATCHFCNEVYQFDEQDLNLLKQTDK, encoded by the coding sequence ATGAAAGATTATTTAGTAAAGGCTACAACATATAAGGGACTGGTTCGTGCTTATGCGAGTGTCACTACGGAAACGGTAAGCGAAGCCCAAAGACGTCATGATTCATGGGCAACCACTTCGGCAGCTCTCGGACGTACAATTACCATTTCAGCTATGATGGGCGCTATGTTGAAAGGTGAAGATTCCTTAACGGTTAAAGTGGAAGGAAATGGTCCAATAGGTCCAATCATTGCAGACGCGAACAGTCGTGGCGAGGTTCGTGGCTATGTAACGAATCCCCATGTTGATTTTGAATTAAATCAACATGGTAAATTAGACGTCGCACGAGCAGTTGGTACAGAAGGAAATATTAGTGTTATCAAGGATTTAGGATTAAAGGATTTTTTCACAGGACAGGTCCCTATCATATCTGGCGAAATAAGTGAGGATTTCACGTATTATTTTGCTAATTCTGAGCAAGTTCCATCTGCTGTTGGTGCAGGGGTATTAATTAATCCAGACCACTCTGTATTAGCGGCAGGTGGCTTTATCATCCAAGTAATGCCTGGTGCAGATGAAGAGGTCATTGAACGACTAGAGGAACAAATTCAGACCTTCCCAGCAATCTCCACGTTAATTCGAGAGGGTAATTCGCCAGAAGAAATTTTACAACGTTTATTTGGAAACGAAGAAATAAAAATGCATGAAACATTGCCAATTTCCTTTACCTGTAAGTGCTCAAAGGATCGTATAGAGCAAGCAATTAGTGGGTTAGGTAATGAAGAAATTCAAAAAATGATTGATGAAGACCATGGGGCAGAGGCTACTTGCCATTTTTGTAATGAGGTTTATCAATTTGATGAGCAAGATTTGAATTTGCTAAAGCAAACAGATAAATAA
- a CDS encoding type III pantothenate kinase yields MLFVLDVGNTNTVLGVFENDQLTHEWRIKTDRYKTEDEFGMLIKSLLEHKGISFTDIHGIIISSVVPPIMFALEKMCRKYFNQEALVIGKDSFESFLPMKYPNPKEIGADRIVNAVGAIEEYGSPLVIIDFGTATTYCYVNEKQEYEGGAIAPGIHISLEALYQKASKLPKVEITSPSNVIGTSTVEAMQAGIYYGYIGQVDEVVSRIIEQANKTPKVVATGGLAKLIADDSKTIDYVDTNLTLKGLYIIYKRNQEMNS; encoded by the coding sequence ATGCTTTTTGTTCTGGATGTGGGGAATACCAATACCGTTTTAGGTGTATTTGAAAATGATCAATTAACGCATGAATGGCGAATTAAAACGGATCGCTATAAAACTGAAGATGAGTTTGGTATGCTAATAAAATCGTTATTGGAACACAAGGGAATTTCATTTACGGATATTCATGGGATTATTATATCTTCAGTTGTACCACCGATTATGTTTGCTTTAGAGAAAATGTGTAGAAAATATTTTAATCAAGAAGCATTGGTTATAGGGAAAGATAGTTTTGAATCCTTTTTACCGATGAAATACCCAAATCCAAAAGAAATTGGTGCCGATAGAATTGTGAATGCAGTTGGCGCGATAGAGGAATATGGATCACCACTCGTGATTATCGATTTTGGGACTGCTACAACCTACTGTTATGTGAACGAAAAGCAAGAATATGAGGGTGGTGCCATAGCGCCTGGGATTCATATTTCACTTGAAGCATTATACCAAAAGGCTTCTAAACTTCCTAAGGTAGAGATTACTAGTCCGTCAAATGTTATCGGTACTTCCACAGTCGAAGCAATGCAGGCTGGGATATATTATGGATATATAGGACAAGTTGATGAAGTAGTATCAAGGATAATAGAGCAGGCGAATAAAACTCCGAAAGTGGTTGCGACTGGCGGGCTTGCTAAGCTAATTGCTGATGATTCAAAGACAATAGACTACGTAGATACAAACCTGACCTTAAAAGGTTTGTATATCATTTATAAACGCAACCAAGAGATGAACTCATAA
- the ftsH gene encoding ATP-dependent zinc metalloprotease FtsH, translating into MKRLMRNVFFWFLIFLVVVAVIELFRGQDEQAEELNVEEFMQALNNGDIAEMTMQPVNKIIRITGELNEGDTPFIAQVPENTNIVANIYETASEQSVLNIEQEEQPSGWVTFLTTMIPFLIIGLFFFFILSQSQGGGGGRVMNFGKSKAKMFSEDKKKVRFKDVAGADEEKQELVEVVDFLKDPRKFSAVGARIPKGVLLVGPPGTGKTLLARAVAGEAGKPFFSISGSDFVEMFVGVGASRVRDLFENAKKNAPCIIFIDEIDAVGRQRGAGLGGGHDEREQTLNQLLVEMDGFGVNEGIIIIAATNRPDILDPALLRPGRFDRQITVERPDVKGRQEVLAVHSKDKPIDDSVDLKTIAMRTPGFSGADLENLLNEAALVAARSSKTTIDMLDVDEAIDRVIAGPQKKGKVISKKERNIVAYHESGHTIIGMVLDDADMVHKVTIVPRGQAGGYAVMLPREDRYFMTKPELLDKITGLLGGRVAEEVIFGEVSTGASNDFQRATAIARKMITEYGMSDKIGPLQFTSGGGSQVFLGRDIQNEQTYSDEIAHDIDQEMQNFINFCYDRAKTILTDNKDKLELVAQTLLKVETLDAKQIKGLFNDGVLPEPAEDSAIATTDSTEEKDLRVNIQPKQDDANPETFEEAKERADKELEEDVHDEKSDEPSSSDDQNKKE; encoded by the coding sequence ATGAAACGATTAATGCGGAATGTTTTCTTTTGGTTCTTGATTTTTCTAGTTGTTGTAGCTGTCATAGAATTATTCAGAGGCCAAGATGAGCAAGCAGAAGAATTAAATGTAGAAGAATTTATGCAGGCACTAAACAATGGTGATATTGCAGAAATGACGATGCAACCTGTAAATAAGATTATAAGAATTACTGGTGAACTGAACGAGGGGGATACACCATTTATTGCCCAAGTACCAGAAAACACCAATATTGTTGCAAATATTTATGAAACAGCTTCAGAACAAAGTGTATTAAATATCGAGCAAGAAGAGCAACCGAGCGGATGGGTTACATTTTTAACAACCATGATCCCGTTTTTAATCATAGGACTATTTTTCTTCTTTATACTTAGCCAATCACAAGGTGGCGGTGGCGGCCGTGTGATGAACTTTGGTAAGAGTAAGGCGAAGATGTTCTCTGAAGATAAGAAAAAGGTTCGCTTTAAAGATGTAGCAGGAGCAGATGAAGAAAAGCAAGAGCTTGTTGAAGTTGTTGACTTTTTGAAGGATCCACGTAAATTCTCAGCAGTTGGAGCCCGAATTCCTAAAGGTGTCTTGCTTGTTGGACCTCCTGGAACAGGTAAAACACTACTTGCACGTGCTGTTGCTGGTGAAGCTGGAAAACCATTTTTCTCTATTAGTGGTTCAGACTTTGTTGAAATGTTTGTCGGCGTAGGTGCTTCTCGTGTACGTGATTTATTTGAAAATGCGAAGAAAAACGCACCTTGTATTATCTTTATTGATGAGATCGATGCAGTTGGTCGTCAACGTGGTGCTGGTCTTGGTGGAGGTCACGATGAACGTGAGCAAACACTAAACCAATTACTTGTTGAAATGGACGGATTTGGTGTAAATGAAGGTATCATCATTATCGCAGCAACAAACCGCCCAGATATTCTTGATCCAGCATTATTACGTCCAGGTCGTTTTGACCGTCAAATCACAGTTGAACGCCCAGATGTTAAAGGCCGCCAGGAAGTATTAGCGGTTCACTCAAAGGATAAACCAATTGATGATAGCGTTGATTTAAAAACAATTGCAATGCGAACTCCAGGTTTTTCTGGTGCTGACTTAGAAAACTTATTAAATGAAGCTGCGTTAGTAGCGGCACGTAGCAGTAAAACCACAATTGATATGTTAGATGTTGATGAAGCAATTGACCGAGTTATTGCGGGACCACAGAAAAAAGGAAAAGTTATTTCCAAAAAAGAACGTAACATTGTGGCATACCATGAAAGTGGACACACGATTATTGGGATGGTCTTGGATGATGCGGATATGGTACATAAAGTTACAATTGTACCTCGTGGTCAAGCTGGCGGATACGCTGTTATGCTTCCAAGAGAAGATCGTTACTTTATGACAAAACCAGAGTTACTCGATAAAATTACTGGATTGTTAGGTGGACGTGTGGCCGAAGAAGTAATATTTGGTGAAGTAAGTACTGGTGCTTCTAATGACTTCCAACGTGCCACAGCAATTGCACGTAAAATGATTACTGAATATGGTATGAGCGATAAAATTGGTCCACTGCAGTTTACAAGTGGTGGAGGCAGTCAGGTATTTCTTGGACGTGACATTCAGAATGAACAAACGTATAGTGATGAGATTGCTCACGATATTGACCAGGAAATGCAAAACTTTATTAACTTCTGTTACGACCGTGCGAAAACAATTCTTACTGACAACAAAGATAAATTGGAACTTGTTGCACAAACGCTTTTAAAAGTAGAAACATTAGATGCAAAACAAATCAAAGGATTGTTTAATGATGGAGTTCTCCCGGAGCCTGCCGAAGACTCAGCAATTGCAACTACTGATTCTACAGAAGAAAAGGATCTTAGAGTAAATATCCAACCGAAACAGGATGATGCTAATCCAGAAACGTTTGAAGAAGCAAAAGAACGAGCAGATAAAGAATTAGAAGAGGATGTTCATGATGAGAAATCTGATGAGCCTTCTAGTTCAGACGATCAAAATAAAAAAGAATAG
- the hpt gene encoding hypoxanthine phosphoribosyltransferase: MHNDIEQILVTKEEIAKKCEEIGKQLTEEYDGKFPLAIGVLKGAMPFMSDVLRHTDTHLEMDFMDVSSYGGKTRSSGEVKIVKDLDTKVEGRDLLIIEDIIDSGLTLSYLVDLFKYRKAKSIRIVTLLDKPSGRTAHIKADIIGFNVPDEFVVGYGLDYEEKYRNLPYIGVLKPKIYGGEAE; this comes from the coding sequence ATGCATAACGATATTGAACAAATATTGGTTACGAAAGAGGAAATCGCTAAGAAGTGCGAAGAAATTGGCAAGCAGTTGACGGAGGAATATGATGGAAAATTCCCTTTAGCAATTGGTGTTTTAAAAGGTGCAATGCCATTTATGTCAGACGTTTTGCGGCATACAGATACACACCTAGAAATGGATTTTATGGATGTTTCCAGTTATGGTGGAAAGACCCGTTCTTCTGGAGAAGTAAAAATTGTTAAAGATTTGGATACAAAGGTAGAAGGGCGTGATCTTCTAATTATTGAAGATATTATTGACAGTGGTCTTACGCTCAGTTACTTGGTGGATTTGTTCAAATATCGTAAAGCGAAATCCATTCGAATTGTTACGTTGCTGGATAAACCTTCAGGTAGAACGGCACATATTAAAGCAGATATTATTGGCTTCAATGTACCAGACGAATTTGTAGTCGGTTATGGATTGGATTATGAAGAAAAGTACCGCAATTTACCATACATTGGTGTTCTAAAACCTAAAATTTATGGTGGAGAAGCTGAATAA
- the tilS gene encoding tRNA lysidine(34) synthetase TilS — protein sequence MKDNVLAFMKQNRLIKPNSTLLIGVSGGPDSMALLHFLDSIKNEWNLKLVALTVDHQLRGEESKEDLRFVESTCDKWNIKFCGTSLDVPSYKEKRHVGTQVAAREMRYQFFFEKMEEYNADYLALGHHGDDQVETMLMGFVRSSNSRAMSGIPVKRPFNNGTIIRPFLSITKKDIHSYCQKNGIHSRLDPSNEKTDYTRNYFRQYVLPLLKNQNHTIHSTAQQLSKSLQTDEDYLSEEAKKLVQQVILLDRSENCASFDINLFQGYHTALQRRAYHLILKYLYDELPKNLSYMHEEQFFALLSSQKANGRLDFPHRLKVVKSYCKLIVYFENKPPNSSPFHKVINIPGHVILSDGSVIHADFTKESHNKSQEKFLCGRNQVALPLHIRTRRTGDRMTWKGLNGSKKIKDIFIDEKIPARFRDTWPIVTDNNGEVLWLVGLKQGQPSHQTKDTSFIQLYLEKAGM from the coding sequence ATGAAAGATAACGTGCTGGCATTTATGAAACAAAATCGATTAATAAAGCCCAATTCAACTCTATTAATTGGTGTTTCAGGCGGTCCTGATTCGATGGCACTTCTTCATTTTCTTGATTCAATTAAGAATGAATGGAATCTAAAACTTGTGGCTCTCACAGTTGATCATCAGCTACGAGGGGAAGAATCAAAAGAGGATCTTCGCTTTGTGGAAAGTACTTGTGACAAATGGAATATTAAATTTTGTGGAACTTCCTTAGACGTTCCTTCGTATAAAGAAAAGAGGCATGTTGGGACACAAGTTGCAGCTAGGGAAATGCGGTACCAATTCTTTTTTGAAAAAATGGAAGAATACAATGCTGATTATTTAGCGCTTGGCCACCACGGAGATGATCAGGTTGAAACCATGTTGATGGGGTTTGTTCGTTCCTCCAACAGTAGAGCAATGTCTGGCATTCCTGTTAAACGTCCATTTAACAATGGCACGATTATTCGCCCTTTTTTAAGCATTACCAAAAAAGATATTCATTCTTATTGCCAAAAGAATGGAATTCACTCAAGACTTGATCCATCAAACGAAAAAACAGATTATACAAGAAATTATTTTCGTCAATATGTTCTTCCGTTACTAAAAAATCAAAATCATACTATACATAGTACAGCACAACAATTAAGCAAGTCCTTGCAAACAGATGAAGATTATTTGAGTGAAGAGGCCAAAAAGCTTGTACAACAGGTGATTTTGCTCGATAGAAGTGAAAATTGTGCTTCTTTTGACATAAATTTGTTCCAGGGTTATCACACTGCTTTACAAAGGCGAGCCTATCATCTAATATTAAAATATCTATATGATGAATTGCCTAAAAATTTATCGTATATGCATGAGGAGCAGTTTTTTGCATTATTGAGTAGTCAAAAAGCCAATGGTAGACTGGATTTTCCTCATCGTCTAAAGGTTGTGAAGTCCTATTGTAAGCTGATAGTTTACTTCGAAAATAAACCGCCTAACTCTTCTCCTTTTCATAAAGTCATAAACATTCCTGGTCACGTTATATTATCAGATGGATCAGTTATTCATGCTGATTTTACGAAAGAATCACATAATAAAAGTCAGGAAAAATTTTTATGCGGTAGAAACCAAGTTGCTTTGCCATTACATATTAGAACGCGAAGGACAGGCGATAGAATGACTTGGAAAGGATTAAACGGGAGTAAGAAGATTAAGGATATTTTTATTGATGAAAAAATTCCAGCGAGATTTCGAGATACATGGCCAATTGTGACAGATAATAATGGTGAAGTCTTGTGGCTCGTCGGGTTAAAACAAGGTCAGCCTAGTCATCAAACAAAAGACACCTCATTTATTCAACTATATTTAGAAAAAGCTGGTATGTAG
- a CDS encoding protein kinase domain-containing protein produces MKMSHQSKKRGIELNPGTLVTGKWHNKRYTVIEKLGSGAIGSVYLCDSSGKQVALKISDKSMSMTMEVNVLKSLQKVQGSSLGPYLVDVDDFITSRGQVYSFYVMEYLRGQSLSTFIKHNGSTWVGVFMLQLLDDLADLHKAGWVFGDLKEENLLILHSPPRIRWIDVGGTTQIGRAIKEYTEFYDRGYWGIGSRRAEPSYDLFALVMVFVKLYYPNQFERGNNAEVTILSKVRNVAPLRPYLPCFEKAIQGKYQSSAEMKQDVEQILKRPKPSMTRKRSNQKASLLVESTGISLIALFYYIVSLFLP; encoded by the coding sequence ATGAAGATGAGCCACCAATCGAAGAAGCGCGGTATTGAACTTAACCCCGGGACATTAGTAACGGGAAAATGGCATAATAAACGGTATACTGTAATTGAAAAGCTAGGTAGTGGAGCAATTGGAAGTGTATACCTTTGTGATAGTAGCGGGAAACAAGTAGCATTAAAAATAAGTGATAAGAGTATGTCTATGACCATGGAAGTCAATGTATTAAAATCGTTACAAAAGGTCCAAGGTAGTAGTCTTGGACCTTATTTAGTTGATGTTGATGACTTTATCACATCACGTGGTCAGGTCTATTCATTCTATGTTATGGAATATCTACGTGGGCAATCATTATCCACGTTTATTAAACATAACGGTAGTACTTGGGTGGGCGTATTTATGTTACAGCTCCTTGATGATTTAGCCGATCTTCATAAAGCCGGGTGGGTATTTGGGGATTTGAAAGAAGAAAATCTATTAATACTCCATTCTCCGCCTAGAATACGCTGGATTGATGTAGGTGGAACAACACAAATAGGTCGAGCAATAAAAGAATATACAGAGTTTTATGATCGTGGATATTGGGGAATAGGTTCTAGGCGGGCTGAACCAAGCTATGATTTGTTTGCGCTTGTAATGGTTTTTGTAAAATTATATTACCCAAATCAGTTTGAGAGAGGTAATAACGCTGAAGTAACCATTCTATCTAAGGTAAGGAATGTTGCGCCCCTTAGACCATATTTACCTTGTTTCGAAAAAGCAATTCAAGGAAAATATCAATCTAGTGCTGAAATGAAGCAGGATGTAGAACAAATACTTAAGCGGCCTAAGCCAAGCATGACAAGGAAACGTAGCAACCAGAAGGCATCACTACTAGTCGAATCAACAGGTATATCATTAATTGCGTTATTTTATTACATCGTTTCCCTGTTCTTACCATAA
- a CDS encoding VWA domain-containing protein: MKKGTLKQILLITDGCSNKGEDPAATAALAHQQGITVNVIGIMEDDQTEQPDGLEEVEEVAQSGGGVSQIVYKQSLSQTVQMVTKQAMTQTLQGFVNQELQQILGPNQTMDELEPDKRGEIMEVVEELGETCDLEVLILVDTSASMHDKIPTVKEALIDLSISLNARIGRNRFCVFTFPGRRKDIKQILDWSPKLDSISAIFPRLTSGGITPTGPALREAMYQFGKTSLLRSFNDEDEPPIEEARY; this comes from the coding sequence ATGAAAAAAGGTACGTTAAAACAGATTTTGTTAATTACAGATGGTTGTTCCAATAAAGGAGAGGACCCTGCTGCTACAGCTGCACTTGCGCACCAGCAAGGAATTACCGTCAATGTTATAGGAATTATGGAAGACGATCAAACAGAGCAACCTGATGGATTAGAAGAGGTTGAAGAAGTCGCGCAATCCGGTGGTGGTGTAAGCCAAATTGTTTATAAACAGTCACTATCACAAACGGTACAAATGGTGACAAAGCAGGCAATGACACAAACATTACAGGGGTTTGTGAATCAAGAATTGCAACAGATCCTTGGACCGAATCAAACAATGGACGAGCTAGAACCTGACAAACGCGGAGAAATTATGGAAGTAGTAGAAGAGTTAGGAGAAACTTGTGATCTCGAAGTTCTTATCTTAGTAGATACGAGTGCTAGCATGCATGATAAGATACCTACCGTTAAGGAGGCACTGATCGATTTATCTATTAGCTTAAATGCACGAATTGGAAGAAACAGATTCTGTGTCTTTACTTTTCCAGGTCGACGAAAAGACATTAAACAAATATTGGATTGGTCACCAAAGCTTGATTCCATATCTGCTATTTTCCCTAGATTGACTAGTGGTGGGATTACGCCAACAGGACCAGCACTACGCGAGGCCATGTACCAATTTGGTAAAACAAGCTTGTTAAGGAGCTTTAACGATGAAGATGAGCCACCAATCGAAGAAGCGCGGTATTGA
- the spoIIE gene encoding stage II sporulation protein E, whose translation MMDSIPRLESKAFGAEQGVMSKWRRKVYSTTQSILLEKGWLFFMVGFLLGRAVILSEVSPFSVAFLATIWLVHKEKAAKVMLAVFAGALSYSIDQGIFILLAMFVFIFLAGLFKNVKNQQRVILLFVFLATIAPRLMLYSITDRLTSYEWMLLVVEGVLGLVLVLIFMQSIPLLSQKKYKPTLKNEEIVCMIILLASILTGTIGWEIYDASMEQVFSRYFVLMLAFVGGAAVGSTVGVVAGLILSLANVANLYQMSLLAFSGLLGGLLKEGNKIGVSIGLFVGTFLVGIYGDSANLLPSILESSIAILLFFLTPASWFKKLSRYIPGTDEYTNEQEQYLQKVRNVTAKRVEQFSDVFEALSKSFQTVEYSPAEQDADYKRETDYFLSQVTEKTCQGCFMKNRCWQQQFDKSYSLMEGLKNDLVEEREPSPRDMRAFENHCVKSKKVMDVMKEELTLFEANRRLQKQVSESKRFVAEQLQGVSEVMDDFAKEILKERHHHEQQEMQIVQGLEQMGIDIEKLDIFSLDKGNIDIEMMVNLYEYRGEGAKLIAPMLSDIMNEVVVVKQEDISPFPNGSCFIVFGSAKEYVVETGVSHAAKGGGVISGDSHTTIELGTGKYAMAISDGMGNGERAHEESVETLRLLQQILQTGIPEKVAIKSINSILSLRSTDEMFATLDLAVINLHNAAVRFLKIGSTPSFIKRGDEMIKVEGSNLPMGIIQEFDVDIVKEQLMADDLLIMMSDGIFEGPKHVENVDVWLKRKIREMKTVDPQEVADLLLEEVVRTRSGEIADDMTVMVAKINKNTPQWAAIPAGHKHAQ comes from the coding sequence ATGATGGATTCAATACCAAGGTTGGAATCTAAGGCGTTCGGAGCAGAACAAGGTGTTATGAGTAAGTGGCGGAGAAAGGTATATTCGACAACCCAATCTATCTTACTAGAAAAAGGTTGGCTATTTTTTATGGTAGGTTTTTTGTTGGGACGAGCTGTCATTTTATCTGAAGTCTCTCCGTTTTCTGTTGCATTTTTAGCTACCATTTGGCTTGTACATAAAGAAAAAGCAGCTAAGGTTATGCTTGCAGTTTTTGCGGGAGCATTAAGTTACTCGATTGATCAAGGAATATTTATTTTGCTAGCAATGTTTGTATTTATTTTTCTTGCTGGATTGTTTAAGAATGTTAAAAATCAACAGAGAGTAATTCTGCTTTTTGTTTTCTTAGCGACTATCGCACCGCGTTTAATGCTTTATTCGATTACTGACAGGCTTACATCCTATGAATGGATGCTGTTAGTTGTAGAAGGAGTATTAGGTTTAGTTCTAGTATTGATATTTATGCAAAGCATTCCATTATTATCACAAAAAAAATATAAACCCACTTTAAAGAACGAAGAAATTGTTTGTATGATCATTCTACTTGCTTCTATATTAACGGGAACAATTGGTTGGGAAATATACGATGCATCGATGGAACAAGTTTTCTCTCGCTATTTTGTTTTGATGCTTGCATTTGTTGGAGGTGCGGCAGTTGGGTCGACGGTTGGAGTTGTAGCTGGTCTCATACTCTCACTAGCGAATGTCGCGAATCTTTATCAAATGAGTTTACTTGCTTTTTCTGGATTACTTGGAGGATTGTTAAAAGAAGGGAATAAGATAGGCGTTAGTATTGGTTTATTTGTTGGAACCTTTTTAGTAGGTATCTATGGGGATTCAGCTAATTTGCTTCCTTCTATACTAGAATCATCTATAGCAATTCTACTATTCTTTCTCACACCGGCAAGCTGGTTTAAGAAGCTTTCTCGTTATATTCCGGGAACGGACGAGTATACAAACGAGCAAGAACAATATTTACAAAAGGTTCGAAATGTGACTGCTAAACGGGTTGAACAATTTTCTGATGTTTTTGAGGCGCTGTCAAAAAGCTTTCAAACCGTTGAATACAGTCCAGCTGAGCAAGATGCTGACTATAAGCGTGAAACGGATTATTTTTTAAGTCAGGTGACGGAAAAAACATGTCAGGGATGTTTTATGAAAAATAGGTGCTGGCAACAACAATTTGATAAATCCTATTCTCTAATGGAAGGTTTAAAGAATGATCTGGTTGAGGAACGAGAACCTAGTCCAAGGGATATGCGTGCCTTTGAAAACCATTGTGTAAAATCAAAAAAGGTGATGGACGTGATGAAAGAAGAATTAACCCTTTTTGAGGCGAACAGGCGATTACAAAAACAAGTATCAGAAAGTAAGCGATTTGTAGCAGAACAGCTTCAAGGTGTGTCAGAGGTCATGGATGATTTCGCAAAAGAAATATTAAAGGAACGGCATCACCATGAACAACAGGAGATGCAGATAGTCCAAGGATTAGAGCAAATGGGGATTGATATTGAAAAACTAGATATCTTTAGTTTGGATAAGGGAAATATTGATATTGAAATGATGGTTAATTTATATGAGTATCGCGGGGAAGGTGCAAAGTTAATTGCGCCAATGCTGTCTGATATTATGAATGAAGTTGTTGTGGTAAAACAAGAGGATATTTCGCCATTTCCAAATGGTAGCTGCTTTATTGTATTTGGTTCTGCCAAAGAGTATGTTGTAGAGACCGGGGTATCCCATGCAGCTAAGGGGGGGGGAGTCATTTCTGGAGATAGCCACACAACGATAGAATTAGGAACAGGGAAATATGCAATGGCTATTAGTGACGGAATGGGAAATGGTGAACGGGCACACGAGGAAAGTGTAGAAACGTTACGGTTATTGCAACAAATTTTACAAACCGGGATTCCAGAGAAAGTAGCGATTAAATCGATAAACTCAATCCTTTCGTTACGTTCAACCGATGAAATGTTTGCCACCCTTGATCTTGCTGTTATTAATTTGCACAATGCTGCAGTCCGCTTTTTGAAGATCGGATCGACACCGAGTTTTATTAAACGCGGCGATGAAATGATAAAGGTAGAGGGTAGTAATTTGCCAATGGGTATCATTCAAGAATTTGATGTCGACATCGTAAAAGAACAATTAATGGCTGATGATCTGCTAATCATGATGAGTGACGGTATTTTTGAAGGACCAAAGCATGTGGAAAATGTCGACGTTTGGTTGAAACGCAAGATTCGTGAAATGAAAACCGTTGATCCACAAGAGGTTGCAGATTTACTATTAGAAGAAGTAGTTCGAACCAGATCAGGTGAAATTGCAGATGACATGACAGTCATGGTTGCAAAAATAAATAAAAATACGCCACAATGGGCGGCAATTCCAGCAGGCCATAAGCATGCACAATGA
- a CDS encoding S1 domain-containing RNA-binding protein: protein MSIEVGSKLQGKVTGITNFGAFVELGEGKTGLVHISEVADNYVKDINEHLTVGDEVLVKVINVEKDGKIGLSIKKAKDKPVRPRNNRDRGETFDQKMNKFLKDSEDRLASLKKQTETKRGGRGAKRG from the coding sequence ATGTCAATCGAAGTAGGCAGCAAGCTGCAAGGTAAGGTAACTGGTATCACTAATTTTGGTGCATTTGTAGAACTCGGAGAAGGGAAAACAGGTCTAGTCCATATTAGTGAAGTTGCTGATAACTATGTTAAAGACATTAATGAACACTTAACCGTCGGTGACGAAGTTTTGGTGAAAGTTATTAATGTTGAAAAAGATGGAAAGATTGGTCTTTCAATTAAAAAGGCTAAAGATAAGCCAGTTCGCCCAAGAAACAATCGTGATCGTGGCGAAACATTTGATCAAAAGATGAACAAATTTTTAAAGGATTCGGAAGACCGTTTGGCCTCTTTGAAGAAGCAAACGGAAACCAAACGCGGAGGCCGAGGTGCTAAGCGGGGATAA
- a CDS encoding FtsB family cell division protein — protein sequence MTAKKKTVTRLSSDYMQQYDAHQGRQKRKKKRLIRRLVLFSIVVLIAIGSMATYHVKQRVLHAEKQEQYEQTQEKMAKLEKKEANLNEEIQLLQNEEYVLEIARTNYFFSKEGELIFKLPDEEPSY from the coding sequence GTGACCGCCAAGAAAAAAACGGTAACAAGATTAAGCTCGGACTATATGCAGCAATACGATGCTCATCAGGGAAGACAAAAACGAAAGAAAAAACGTCTAATTCGTCGTCTTGTGTTATTTTCTATCGTAGTACTTATTGCGATCGGCAGTATGGCTACATATCATGTTAAACAACGTGTACTTCACGCTGAAAAACAAGAACAGTACGAGCAGACACAGGAAAAGATGGCGAAGCTTGAGAAGAAAGAAGCAAATCTTAATGAAGAAATTCAACTTTTACAAAATGAGGAATATGTTTTAGAGATAGCACGAACAAACTATTTCTTTTCCAAAGAAGGCGAATTAATCTTTAAACTCCCTGATGAAGAGCCATCTTATTGA